In Streptomyces sp. ML-6, the genomic stretch GGGCGGGCAGCATCGCGCGCTGCCCGGCGTCCCAGGACCAGGCGGTGCGGTACTCGTACCCGGTGATCGCCGACAGCACCCGCACGATCAGGTCCCGCCCGGCCAGCTCGACGCTGATCACGGCGTCCGAGGTGGACAGGATCCGGGTCAGCCCGCCCGAATCCGGCATGTACACCCGGATGGAGACCTGACGGCCGGGCAGCTCGATGCCGAGGACCATCTCCTCCCGGCCGTCGCCCGTCAGATCGCGGAAGTGGGGCGGGAGCACGGGACAGGAGGCCGGCTCGGCGGGGCACGCCTCGATCCTCCGGACGACATCGGCGGGAAGATCGGCCGTGCTGCTGGTCCGGTTGGTACGGGCCCTGATGCCGGCCCGCACCACCGCCACCGGATCCAGCCGCCGCACGTCGCCGTCCGGCACCACGATCCCCGGGATGCGGGCGGTCTCGCCCTCGCCGTAGTCGTACGGGGCGGCGGAGGCGGGCGGTAGCCGGGGCCAGAGCCGGGTGGGACCGATGGCCGTCGGGGTCGGCCCGGCGCTGTGCAGCCCGCCGGTGTCGCCGCAGCCGGACGACAGCGCGAAACCGGCGGCGACGCCGAGGGGCACCGCCGCACGGCGCCATGTCCGGCGATGCGGGCGCATGACTCCCTCCCTTCCGGCGGTCCATACCAGATAGACCTTATGGGGAGGTAAGTCCGTTGCGCCCGTTCAGTACAGAGAAGGGGTGGTCCGGTGCCGGCAGATGCCGGGGGCACTGTGGGACGCCGTGGGTGCTGTGGGGCACCGGGGGACGCCATGGACGCTGTGGGACGTCGGGGACGCCGCCACTCGGCCGCCACTCGGCCGCCGCTCGGCGTCGGCATCGGCCGGGGCCGCTCGACCCCGGCCGATGCCGACCACCGACCCGGTGCCGACGAGGGCCCAGGTCCTCCCCGCCGGTACGGGTACGGATCTCAGTTCTGGTACGGGTTCTGCCCCGGGGCGCCCTGCGCGTACCCCGGCTGCCCCTGCGGCCCGCCGAACGGGTTGCCGTTCTGCGCGGCAGCCTGCTGCGCCAGCAGCTGGTCGGCCTGCTCCTTCGGTATCTGCTGCTCGCCGCCGCAGAACGTGCACTGGGTCGCGTACTTCGTCGAGAACGGGAACAGCGGCACGAAGAACAGGGTGAACTTCGTGACCCTCTTGCGCAGCGTGTGGGCGGCCGGATTGCCGCACCAGCCGCAGACGAGCGTCAATACGGCCAGCTGGTACAGATAGCCTCGCGTGCCGAAAATGATCATGTGGCGGGTCCCTTCCCCGTACTGCCCCGAAGGGCCTGCCGACAGAGCGCCAGCAGTTTCTCGTCCTCGTATGTGTCGTGGCTGCCGTATCCGCCGTCCATCGCGTTGTGGCGGCGGACGGAGGCGAGTTCGGCGCGCAGCGCGCGTGCCGACTCCGACCCTGCACCAGTGACCCCCGACTGCGCCAGGCGTTCCGCCACCCGGACCCTGGAGTGACGGTTCGCCTCCCAGGCCGCCAGGAGCAGCGGTACGGACTCGTCGGCCCGCCCGGTCACGTCCCACAGCGCGATCGCCGCGTCCAGCCGCAGCCACGGATCCTCGTGCCGCAGCAGCGCGCGCAGCCGCGGCGCGGTCACCTCCGCCCACGCCCCGAGCCCGCCCAGCGCGTTCACCGCGGACCGCCGCTCGTGGACGCGCTCCGCCTGGAGGCCCTCGATCAGCACCGGCAGCACCGCGTCGGCGTCGGCGTCGACCGCCCACAGGGCCTGCGCGACCTCCGTCGCCGACGCCGCCCCGGGACTCCGCAGCAGCGCCCGCAGCTCCGGCACGGCACCGTGCGCCGCGGGCCCGAACGCGGCGAGCGCCCGCAGCGCCGCGGTGCGCAGCC encodes the following:
- a CDS encoding zinc-ribbon domain-containing protein; translation: MIIFGTRGYLYQLAVLTLVCGWCGNPAAHTLRKRVTKFTLFFVPLFPFSTKYATQCTFCGGEQQIPKEQADQLLAQQAAAQNGNPFGGPQGQPGYAQGAPGQNPYQN